A genomic window from Pseudomonadota bacterium includes:
- a CDS encoding UDP-N-acetylglucosamine pyrophosphorylase, giving the protein MELKARSYNKIVQLVNKGVDIPNPATLDIGKEVNPERISGNGVTIYPGCRIYGEKTVISAGAKIGYEGPVTIDDCQIGPNVELKGGYFNKAVFLEKANMGLGAHVREGCILEEEAGGAHCVGLKQTILFPFVTLGSLINFCDCLMAGGTSRKDHSEVGSSYIHFNFTPDGDKTTASLIGDVPRGVMLNQPPIFLGGQGGMVGPLRIGYGNIIAAGTVLRKDITKENKLIFGKNMSGAMIDNNPKNYPSISRVVGNNILYLANLVALEQWYMHIRQPFFKEQEFGELIYAGAMDKLPSAKKERIKRLADMADKAKVSIEKYPDKKQSETGKKEFHAAVDNIREIFTGNLASNLHGELRDSFLAATNLQKQNDDKNYIDFIKSLPVDASRAGVKWLEAIIDSLCSEASSSMPSLNLFNK; this is encoded by the coding sequence TTGGAACTCAAGGCCAGATCATATAACAAGATCGTCCAGTTAGTAAATAAAGGCGTGGATATCCCCAATCCTGCAACGCTCGACATCGGCAAAGAGGTCAACCCTGAACGTATTTCAGGCAACGGGGTGACGATCTACCCCGGATGTCGGATTTATGGCGAGAAGACGGTCATCTCGGCAGGTGCAAAGATAGGCTACGAAGGTCCGGTAACAATTGATGACTGCCAGATCGGTCCAAATGTTGAGCTCAAGGGCGGGTACTTCAATAAAGCTGTTTTTCTCGAAAAGGCCAACATGGGTCTTGGCGCTCATGTGCGTGAAGGATGTATTTTAGAAGAAGAGGCAGGCGGTGCCCACTGTGTGGGATTGAAGCAGACCATCCTCTTCCCTTTTGTCACCCTTGGGAGCCTGATAAATTTTTGTGACTGTCTGATGGCAGGCGGCACAAGCCGGAAAGACCACAGCGAAGTCGGCAGTTCGTACATCCATTTTAATTTCACCCCTGATGGAGACAAAACAACGGCGTCTCTTATCGGTGATGTTCCAAGAGGTGTAATGCTAAACCAGCCCCCAATTTTTCTGGGAGGGCAGGGCGGCATGGTGGGACCGCTCCGTATAGGTTACGGCAATATTATTGCCGCAGGCACGGTATTACGAAAAGATATTACCAAGGAAAACAAATTGATTTTCGGCAAAAACATGTCCGGTGCAATGATTGACAACAATCCAAAAAATTATCCCTCAATTTCCCGTGTGGTGGGAAACAACATCCTCTACCTGGCAAATCTGGTTGCACTTGAACAATGGTATATGCATATTCGCCAGCCCTTTTTTAAAGAACAGGAATTCGGCGAGCTTATCTATGCGGGAGCAATGGACAAACTGCCGTCGGCAAAAAAGGAACGCATTAAACGCCTTGCGGATATGGCAGACAAAGCAAAAGTCTCTATTGAAAAATACCCCGATAAAAAACAATCCGAAACCGGTAAAAAAGAATTTCACGCCGCTGTTGACAATATCCGGGAAATTTTTACCGGCAACCTTGCAAGCAACCTGCATGGGGAACTGCGTGACAGTTTTCTTGCCGCAACGAATTTACAAAAACAAAACGATGACAAAAATTATATTGATTTTATAAAAAGTTTGCCTGTCGACGCATCAAGGGCGGGCGTAAAATGGCTTGAGGCAATCATTGACAGTCTTTGCAGCGAGGCAAGCAGCTCCATGCCGTCACTAAACCTGTTTAATAAATAG
- the glmM gene encoding phosphoglucosamine mutase, whose protein sequence is MGQLFGTDGIRGEANRHPMNSAIAFSVGQAITHLLRKSHHKPRLIIGKDTRISGYMLESSLEAGITSMGGIPFLVGVLPTPGIAFITQSMRADAGVVISASHNPYQDNGIKIFSGNGFKLSDEQEDTIEALMLEGKLPDMVPPAAEMGRAYRLDDVHGRYIVFLKNTFPRELSMEDMKIIIDAANGAAYKVAPDAFFELGADIEVIHNKPNGLNINDNCGSQYTSDLKKRVIETGAAIGLAFDGDGDRLIAVDEKGNEITGDQILIICAKVLKDEGKLKNDLLVSTIMSNLGLTMACKKYGFKQHASKVGDRYVLEDMLRLGSIIGGEESGHMIFLDHHTTGDGILTAMQLIAVMVKTGKSLSELAKLMDVFPQKVINVPVTSMPEIISLPQVVQVIRQVEKELGESGRVLVRYSGTQNVCRVMIEGPSDELTEKYCKQIADVLSAAIG, encoded by the coding sequence ATGGGTCAATTATTCGGTACAGACGGAATAAGGGGCGAGGCCAACCGTCATCCGATGAATTCCGCCATTGCATTTTCAGTGGGACAAGCAATCACACATCTGTTGAGAAAATCTCATCACAAACCCAGGTTGATTATAGGAAAAGACACGAGGATTTCCGGCTATATGCTGGAAAGTTCCCTTGAGGCAGGCATTACCTCCATGGGAGGGATACCTTTCCTTGTCGGGGTTTTGCCTACGCCGGGCATTGCCTTCATCACTCAGAGCATGCGCGCCGACGCAGGGGTTGTTATCTCTGCCTCCCACAATCCATATCAGGATAACGGAATCAAAATTTTTTCAGGTAATGGCTTTAAATTGTCCGACGAGCAGGAAGACACTATAGAAGCACTGATGCTCGAAGGTAAACTTCCCGACATGGTACCTCCGGCAGCAGAAATGGGGCGTGCATACCGCTTGGATGATGTACACGGGAGATATATTGTTTTTCTGAAAAATACCTTTCCCCGTGAATTATCTATGGAAGATATGAAGATTATAATAGATGCCGCCAACGGTGCCGCTTACAAGGTTGCCCCTGATGCATTTTTTGAACTGGGTGCCGATATTGAGGTAATCCATAACAAACCAAACGGCCTTAATATCAACGACAATTGCGGATCTCAATACACAAGTGATCTTAAAAAACGCGTTATAGAAACAGGTGCAGCCATAGGACTTGCCTTTGACGGCGATGGGGACCGCCTCATTGCCGTTGACGAAAAGGGCAATGAAATCACTGGTGATCAAATCCTCATTATCTGCGCCAAAGTATTAAAAGATGAGGGCAAGTTGAAAAATGACCTGCTTGTCAGCACTATTATGAGCAATCTCGGGCTTACCATGGCCTGCAAGAAATACGGCTTCAAGCAACATGCTTCAAAGGTCGGGGACCGGTATGTCCTGGAAGACATGTTGCGTTTAGGAAGTATTATCGGCGGCGAAGAATCGGGTCACATGATCTTTCTCGATCATCACACGACCGGCGACGGCATTCTTACAGCCATGCAACTAATCGCCGTCATGGTAAAAACAGGAAAATCTTTGTCCGAGCTTGCCAAATTAATGGATGTATTTCCACAAAAGGTCATCAACGTACCGGTAACAAGCATGCCCGAAATTATTTCTTTACCACAGGTAGTTCAGGTAATCAGGCAGGTTGAGAAAGAACTCGGTGAAAGCGGCCGGGTACTGGTACGCTATTCAGGTACACAGAACGTTTGCCGTGTGATGATCGAAGGACCCAGCGATGAGTTGACCGAAAAATATTGCAAACAGATTGCAGATGTTTTAAGTGCCGCAATAGGATAA
- the cysS gene encoding cysteine--tRNA ligase: MTIRVYNTFTGKKEEFIPVHVGKVKLYVCGVTVYDHCHIGHARSAIVFDVIYRYLKTKGYEVTFVKNFTDIDDKIIKKANIEGISWKEVGTKYITSFYEDMDALNILRPTHEPKATDHIDEMVVLVETLLKKGYAYNTNGDIYFSVESFKSYGALSKRTLEEMVAGARVEVDERKRNPLDFALWKASKEGEPSWDTPFGKGRPGWHLECSVMSTKYLDNPFDIHGGGKDLIFPHHENERAQTEAATGGKFVNYWIHNGFVNIQKEKMSKSLGNFLLIKDFIKEYHPEALRLFFLSTHYRSPIDYNEKSIEDNNNTLYRLYYTLERALKIERSTGAVPKKFVETAEIEKRFYEAMDDDFNTALALSCMLELSKTLNKLIDQNDESASPFIVYTRNVFTSLADVLGFLKSDFDVFDSQEKVRHLTRVGLDMPSLEGFMKERVEARKNKNYKRADEIRETLSGQGIFLQDSPKGTEWRIKNIFTSKGEDR; the protein is encoded by the coding sequence ATGACGATAAGAGTTTACAATACATTTACAGGGAAAAAAGAGGAATTTATACCTGTGCATGTTGGCAAGGTCAAACTGTATGTATGCGGCGTCACTGTTTATGACCATTGTCATATTGGACATGCACGGAGCGCCATTGTTTTTGATGTGATTTATAGATATCTAAAGACAAAAGGCTATGAAGTTACCTTTGTAAAAAACTTTACCGATATAGACGATAAAATCATTAAAAAGGCAAACATCGAAGGAATTTCCTGGAAAGAGGTCGGTACAAAATACATAACATCTTTTTACGAGGATATGGATGCGTTGAACATTTTACGACCCACCCATGAACCAAAAGCAACCGACCATATCGACGAAATGGTTGTTCTTGTGGAAACACTTCTGAAAAAAGGCTATGCCTATAACACAAACGGCGATATCTATTTTTCCGTTGAGAGTTTCAAGAGCTATGGTGCCCTTTCAAAAAGGACACTTGAGGAAATGGTGGCTGGTGCGCGAGTTGAAGTGGATGAGAGAAAAAGAAATCCACTTGACTTTGCCCTATGGAAAGCGTCAAAAGAAGGCGAACCCTCATGGGATACTCCTTTTGGGAAAGGCCGGCCGGGTTGGCATTTGGAATGCTCAGTTATGAGCACAAAGTATCTTGACAACCCCTTTGATATTCATGGCGGGGGGAAAGACCTGATATTCCCCCATCACGAAAACGAAAGAGCTCAAACAGAGGCTGCGACGGGTGGTAAGTTCGTAAACTATTGGATACATAACGGTTTTGTCAACATTCAGAAAGAAAAGATGTCTAAATCGCTGGGCAACTTTCTTTTGATAAAGGATTTTATAAAAGAATACCACCCTGAGGCGCTAAGACTTTTTTTTCTTTCGACACACTACAGAAGCCCGATAGATTACAACGAAAAATCAATAGAAGATAACAACAATACCCTCTACCGGCTCTACTATACCCTTGAAAGGGCATTAAAAATAGAAAGGTCTACAGGAGCCGTACCAAAAAAATTTGTTGAGACTGCAGAGATTGAAAAGAGGTTTTATGAGGCAATGGACGATGATTTCAACACAGCCCTTGCACTGTCCTGTATGCTTGAGTTGTCAAAGACGCTGAATAAGCTTATTGACCAGAACGATGAAAGCGCATCGCCGTTCATTGTCTACACCAGGAATGTTTTTACTTCGCTTGCCGATGTTCTTGGATTTTTGAAGAGTGATTTCGATGTATTCGATTCACAGGAGAAAGTCCGCCACCTGACGCGTGTTGGATTAGATATGCCTTCTCTTGAAGGTTTTATGAAAGAAAGGGTGGAAGCGAGAAAAAATAAGAATTATAAGAGAGCGGATGAGATCCGCGAAACGCTTTCCGGGCAGGGGATCTTTTTACAAGATTCACCAAAAGGCACAGAATGGAGAATAAAAAATATTTTTACATCAAAAGGGGAGGATAGATGA
- a CDS encoding 2-oxoacid:acceptor oxidoreductase family protein: protein MIEIRFHGRGGQGAVTSAEIVAQAAIKLNYYAQAFPSFGPERRGAPVQAFLRVSNTPIRLRSKIYYPDNVIILDPTLLNTANPTVGLKEHGFIIINSNKSADELKELFPGRNIAHVDASKIAKEELGIPITNTTMIGALVKASDVVSIEALEEPVRERFGVIAQKNINAYMRAYSETNIIKGVK from the coding sequence ATGATAGAGATAAGATTTCATGGAAGAGGCGGTCAAGGTGCAGTGACGTCTGCAGAAATTGTTGCCCAGGCTGCAATAAAACTGAATTACTATGCACAGGCATTCCCAAGTTTTGGTCCGGAAAGGAGAGGCGCTCCTGTTCAGGCTTTTTTACGGGTTTCAAATACACCTATCAGACTCAGATCAAAGATATATTACCCGGATAATGTTATTATACTGGATCCCACATTGCTGAACACTGCAAATCCAACAGTCGGCTTAAAAGAACATGGTTTTATAATTATTAATTCCAATAAGTCTGCCGATGAATTGAAGGAACTGTTCCCGGGACGCAACATAGCCCATGTTGATGCCTCAAAGATAGCGAAAGAGGAACTTGGTATACCAATCACAAATACCACCATGATAGGAGCTTTGGTGAAGGCATCGGACGTTGTTAGCATAGAAGCGCTGGAGGAACCGGTGCGAGAGCGCTTTGGGGTGATTGCACAGAAGAATATCAACGCATATATGCGTGCCTATAGCGAGACGAATATTATCAAAGGTGTAAAATAA
- the ade gene encoding adenine deaminase: MKVSANIVDVLNSTIYPGMIDIQNGRIAAITRNNGSYDTFILPGFVDAHVHIESSMLVPSEFARLAVMHGTVATVSDPHEIANVLGMNGVRFMIENGKSVPFKFYFGASPCVPATVFETAGASLGQYEIETLLENNEIKYLSEMMNFPGVIGGDSDIMAKIGAAKKYGKPIDGHAPGLRGEPLKHYIGAGISTDHETFQYDEGEEKLSLGMKLLLREGSAAKNFDTLNHLITKYPEQCMLCSDDKHPDDLVAGHINELVKRAVIMGIDRMIILKCACVNPVLHYGLDVGLLRIGDDADFIEVDSLSSFNVLKTYIKGRIVAENGKPLLPHVAVNRINNFETGIHSSDEFAMKARGNKIRIIEAINHQVITGSVQAILKQKNGNVVPDIERDILKIAVVNRYKNLPPAIGLVKNFGLKIGAIASSVSHDSHNIVAVGVTDEDICNAINLVVECKGGLAVSYDNIREVLPLPIAGLMSDEDGFSVARQYSRIDRISKQLGSHLDAPFMTLSFMALLVIPKLKLSDMGLFDGERFEFVDVLEG, translated from the coding sequence ATGAAAGTTTCTGCCAATATCGTAGATGTATTAAACTCGACAATCTATCCCGGTATGATTGATATTCAAAACGGGAGAATAGCGGCCATTACGAGGAACAATGGGAGCTATGATACCTTTATCCTTCCAGGCTTTGTAGATGCCCATGTCCACATAGAAAGTTCCATGCTGGTACCCTCTGAATTTGCCAGGTTGGCAGTAATGCATGGTACGGTGGCTACCGTATCTGATCCCCATGAGATTGCAAACGTGCTTGGTATGAATGGTGTAAGGTTCATGATTGAGAACGGAAAGTCCGTTCCCTTTAAGTTCTACTTTGGTGCATCACCTTGTGTGCCTGCAACGGTTTTTGAAACAGCCGGCGCCTCGCTCGGGCAATATGAGATAGAAACTTTACTTGAGAACAACGAAATTAAGTATTTAAGCGAGATGATGAACTTTCCGGGTGTTATAGGGGGAGATTCGGATATAATGGCAAAGATCGGGGCTGCAAAAAAATACGGGAAACCCATCGATGGTCATGCCCCCGGTCTTAGAGGTGAACCGCTTAAGCATTATATCGGTGCAGGCATATCTACCGACCATGAGACCTTCCAGTATGACGAGGGGGAAGAAAAACTGTCCCTGGGCATGAAACTTCTTTTGAGGGAAGGATCTGCTGCGAAAAATTTTGATACCTTAAATCATCTGATTACAAAATATCCCGAACAATGCATGCTTTGCAGCGACGATAAGCACCCCGATGACCTTGTGGCGGGTCATATAAACGAGCTTGTGAAAAGGGCAGTTATCATGGGAATTGATAGAATGATTATACTGAAATGTGCCTGTGTGAACCCTGTCCTTCATTATGGTCTCGATGTAGGCTTGTTGAGGATTGGGGATGATGCCGATTTTATCGAGGTAGATAGTCTGAGTAGTTTTAATGTGCTTAAAACATACATAAAGGGGCGCATTGTTGCCGAAAACGGAAAACCGCTGCTGCCACATGTAGCAGTGAACCGTATTAATAATTTTGAGACAGGGATACACAGTTCAGACGAATTTGCAATGAAGGCAAGGGGAAATAAAATACGTATAATAGAGGCAATAAATCATCAGGTAATAACCGGCAGCGTCCAGGCAATATTGAAACAGAAAAACGGAAATGTTGTCCCGGATATCGAAAGGGACATCCTGAAAATAGCCGTTGTTAATCGTTATAAGAATCTCCCGCCGGCAATCGGTCTGGTGAAGAACTTCGGTCTGAAGATAGGCGCCATTGCATCGTCTGTGTCCCATGATTCACACAACATAGTTGCCGTTGGTGTCACAGATGAAGACATATGTAACGCAATAAATCTTGTTGTTGAGTGTAAAGGAGGGCTGGCGGTTTCATACGATAATATTCGGGAAGTACTCCCACTTCCCATAGCAGGTCTCATGTCTGATGAGGATGGTTTCAGTGTGGCAAGGCAGTACTCAAGGATTGACCGGATTTCCAAGCAACTCGGCTCACACTTAGATGCGCCTTTTATGACCCTTTCCTTCATGGCGCTCCTTGTCATACCAAAATTAAAGTTGAGCGACATGGGGTTATTTGATGGTGAGCGTTTTGAGTTTGTTGATGTCCTTGAAGGGTAA
- a CDS encoding radical SAM protein: MVKIESSLRMVALELTRNCNLNCIHCRASATLGPHTGELNFAECCKIIDEIVGFASPTIILTGGEPLIRDDIFDIIEYGTIKGLRLVIAINGTLLDEEKAKRLKAGGIKRVSLSIDGKDSVAHDLFRGVKGSFASVIRAAGILTNADMPFQINTTVTQLNVEALEEIYELAQSIGAVAWHTFLLVPVGRGQGLKGKELSTVMYEQVLEWLYNIEKKNELEIKVTCAPHYYRIVKEKGNTPNSAGCLAGKHFMFISHKGIAQPCGYLEIPSGDVRKDGVKKVWEESPVFNQLRDLSSYRGKCSGCKYLKICGGCRARAYELYGDFLGEEPYCSYKGNN; the protein is encoded by the coding sequence ATGGTTAAGATAGAATCCTCTCTCAGGATGGTTGCATTGGAACTCACTCGGAACTGCAACCTTAACTGCATCCACTGCAGGGCCTCGGCAACACTCGGCCCACATACCGGAGAATTAAACTTTGCCGAATGCTGCAAAATTATTGATGAAATAGTGGGTTTTGCCTCACCCACCATCATCCTGACAGGCGGCGAACCCCTAATCCGGGATGATATATTTGACATTATCGAATACGGTACTATAAAGGGCTTGAGACTCGTCATCGCCATTAATGGAACTTTGCTTGATGAGGAAAAGGCAAAAAGGCTTAAAGCTGGCGGGATCAAGCGGGTGAGCCTGAGCATAGACGGAAAAGACAGCGTAGCGCATGATCTGTTCAGAGGCGTTAAGGGCTCCTTTGCATCGGTGATAAGGGCAGCAGGAATATTAACAAATGCAGATATGCCATTTCAAATAAATACAACAGTTACACAACTTAACGTGGAAGCGCTTGAGGAAATATACGAACTCGCTCAATCCATCGGCGCTGTGGCTTGGCACACCTTCCTTCTTGTGCCCGTCGGCAGGGGACAGGGACTGAAGGGAAAAGAGCTGAGTACAGTCATGTATGAACAAGTACTTGAGTGGCTATACAATATTGAAAAGAAAAACGAGCTTGAAATAAAAGTCACCTGCGCACCCCACTATTACCGGATCGTGAAGGAAAAGGGCAACACGCCGAATAGTGCTGGGTGCCTTGCCGGAAAACATTTCATGTTCATATCCCATAAGGGTATTGCACAACCCTGCGGTTATCTTGAAATCCCGTCAGGTGATGTAAGGAAGGATGGAGTAAAGAAGGTCTGGGAGGAATCGCCTGTATTCAATCAGTTGAGAGATTTATCGTCTTATCGTGGCAAATGCAGCGGGTGCAAATACCTTAAAATCTGCGGTGGATGCAGGGCACGCGCATATGAACTTTATGGAGACTTCTTGGGCGAAGAACCATACTGCTCGTATAAAGGCAATAATTGA
- the hemB gene encoding porphobilinogen synthase — MKFPEYRPRRLRKNDRLRGMIQETELSTRHLVYPMFVKEMQEEKVPIPSMPDIYQFSVEGLLKEIEDVVSLGIPAILLFGIPEKKDETGSGAYDKNGVIQNTTRKIKKLFGDDIMVITDVCMCEYTSHGHCGIVKDGHVDNDETLKLLAKSALSHTMAGADMVAPSDMMDGRVRAIREMLDLHGDYNIPIMSYAAKYASCLYSPFRDAAESAPQFGDRKAYQMDPPNQQEALREMMLDIEEGADIIMVKPAMFYLDVLAAAKREFNIPLAAYSVSGEYAMIKHAASKGYLDYKRAVLELMIGVRRAGADIIITYFAKDLAEWLR; from the coding sequence ATGAAATTTCCGGAATACAGGCCGAGGAGATTAAGGAAAAATGATAGGTTGAGGGGTATGATCCAGGAAACGGAACTATCAACAAGGCACCTCGTGTACCCCATGTTTGTCAAGGAGATGCAGGAAGAGAAGGTACCCATCCCTTCCATGCCGGATATATATCAGTTTTCTGTTGAGGGACTGCTCAAGGAGATAGAGGATGTTGTGAGTTTGGGCATACCGGCAATCCTGCTCTTCGGCATACCGGAGAAAAAGGATGAGACGGGGAGTGGCGCTTACGACAAAAACGGTGTTATACAAAATACAACAAGAAAGATAAAAAAGCTTTTTGGCGATGATATTATGGTGATCACCGATGTTTGTATGTGCGAGTATACGAGCCACGGCCACTGCGGGATTGTAAAGGACGGCCATGTGGATAACGACGAGACCTTGAAGCTCCTTGCGAAAAGCGCCCTCTCGCACACAATGGCAGGGGCGGACATGGTGGCCCCCTCTGATATGATGGATGGCAGGGTAAGGGCAATCAGGGAAATGCTTGACCTTCATGGCGACTATAATATACCTATTATGAGTTATGCAGCCAAGTATGCATCATGCCTTTACAGCCCTTTTAGAGATGCTGCCGAATCCGCACCCCAATTCGGTGACAGAAAAGCGTACCAGATGGACCCGCCGAACCAACAGGAGGCGCTCCGCGAAATGATGCTCGACATTGAAGAGGGGGCAGATATAATTATGGTAAAACCGGCCATGTTCTACCTCGACGTGCTGGCCGCAGCAAAAAGAGAGTTTAATATCCCGCTGGCTGCCTATTCGGTAAGCGGCGAGTATGCAATGATAAAACATGCCGCATCGAAGGGATATCTCGATTACAAAAGGGCTGTGCTTGAATTGATGATAGGGGTAAGGCGCGCAGGCGCAGATATTATCATTACATATTTTGCAAAAGATCTTGCGGAATGGTTAAGATAG
- the trpS gene encoding tryptophan--tRNA ligase, whose translation MKRIFSGIQPTGEIHLGNYVGAIRNWVSLMDEYDCIFCVVDYHAITVEYEIEKLRSRTVDTALILLACGLSPEKCKILVQSHVPEHTELAWIFNCVTPIGELERMTQFKDKSKQHRANINMGLMGYPVLQAADILIYKAGFVPVGEDQVQHVELSREVARKYNSRYGNFFPEPQAILSVAPKILGVDGASKMSKSMNNYIGLLEDKNSIWEKLRTAVTDVNRVRRKDPGNPEVCNIFTIHRAFSPNDTLLEVDKGCRSAAIGCIDCKTMLFKNIMDELTPIQERAASLNENPGYIKDVINTGANKCSVIAKETMDEVRKAVGLFYER comes from the coding sequence ATGAAAAGAATATTCAGCGGGATTCAGCCGACAGGCGAAATCCATCTGGGAAATTATGTAGGTGCAATAAGAAATTGGGTTAGTTTGATGGATGAATATGATTGTATTTTCTGTGTAGTTGATTACCATGCAATAACTGTGGAGTACGAAATAGAGAAGCTTAGAAGCAGGACGGTGGATACGGCTTTAATACTTCTTGCTTGTGGCCTGTCACCCGAAAAATGCAAAATACTTGTCCAGTCCCATGTGCCGGAGCATACCGAGCTTGCCTGGATATTTAATTGTGTAACCCCTATAGGCGAGCTTGAGCGGATGACTCAATTTAAGGATAAATCAAAACAGCATAGGGCAAATATCAATATGGGCCTCATGGGATATCCCGTTCTTCAGGCTGCGGATATTCTTATATACAAAGCCGGTTTTGTGCCTGTTGGCGAGGATCAGGTGCAGCATGTAGAACTATCGAGAGAGGTGGCGAGAAAATACAACAGCAGATACGGGAATTTCTTTCCCGAGCCACAGGCAATCCTTTCTGTGGCGCCTAAGATTCTTGGGGTGGACGGGGCAAGTAAGATGTCTAAATCAATGAATAATTATATAGGATTATTGGAAGACAAAAACTCCATATGGGAAAAATTGAGGACAGCAGTAACCGATGTAAACAGGGTAAGAAGAAAAGACCCGGGTAACCCTGAGGTTTGCAATATATTCACGATACACAGGGCTTTTTCACCGAATGATACTCTTTTAGAGGTAGATAAAGGCTGCAGGAGTGCTGCAATAGGTTGTATTGACTGTAAAACAATGCTTTTTAAAAATATAATGGATGAACTGACCCCGATACAGGAGAGGGCTGCTTCTCTGAACGAGAATCCCGGTTATATTAAGGATGTGATAAACACAGGGGCAAATAAATGCAGCGTTATTGCAAAAGAGACAATGGACGAAGTGAGGAAGGCGGTAGGGCTGTTTTATGAACGATAA
- a CDS encoding MotA/TolQ/ExbB proton channel family protein — protein MDISSINNYSGGVLSLIYASGPVAKVVLSILFIFSIVSWTIILYKLKQYGRAESDAERFMRTARDADSFKKLVTTYRETPNNAFYRLMFASYKEIASRQKENPGIRPEIMPSVENALKIIMSEETDRFERRLSFLATTANTAPFIGLFGTVWGIMDSFREIGLKGTTSLSVVAPGISEALIATAIGLATAIPAVLAYNYFNGRLKRILSKMENASMYILNLLEK, from the coding sequence GTGGATATATCGAGTATAAATAATTATTCCGGTGGTGTTTTAAGCCTGATCTATGCTTCCGGACCGGTTGCAAAGGTGGTTTTGTCCATTCTTTTTATATTTTCGATTGTATCATGGACGATCATACTCTATAAACTCAAGCAATACGGCAGAGCAGAGAGCGATGCGGAAAGGTTTATGAGAACCGCAAGGGATGCCGATTCTTTTAAGAAATTAGTAACGACATACCGGGAAACCCCCAACAATGCTTTTTACCGTTTGATGTTTGCATCTTACAAGGAGATTGCCTCAAGGCAAAAAGAAAATCCCGGGATAAGACCTGAAATAATGCCGTCCGTTGAAAATGCTCTAAAAATCATTATGTCTGAAGAAACAGACAGGTTTGAAAGGAGACTTTCTTTTCTTGCCACAACTGCAAACACTGCGCCGTTTATTGGTCTATTCGGTACGGTATGGGGTATCATGGATTCGTTCCGTGAGATAGGGCTTAAGGGAACAACAAGTCTGTCCGTTGTTGCACCGGGCATAAGCGAGGCGCTTATAGCCACTGCTATCGGCCTCGCAACAGCTATACCGGCAGTCCTCGCATATAATTATTTTAATGGCAGGCTAAAACGTATTCTATCAAAAATGGAAAATGCATCTATGTATATACTGAACCTCCTGGAGAAATGA
- a CDS encoding biopolymer transporter ExbD produces MKLSKDSKAPLSEINIVPLVDVMLVLLIIFMITAPMMQHGMNIDIPKVTTKPLPTKDEPQILSISSNKQLILNEKKLDVKDLKAAIQLLFTNKNSKEIYLRADKNVPYGFVVTCMGIVKEAGVEKVNIVTKPAEE; encoded by the coding sequence ATGAAATTATCAAAGGATTCAAAAGCCCCACTTTCTGAAATAAACATCGTCCCTCTTGTTGATGTGATGCTTGTCCTGCTTATCATATTCATGATAACGGCGCCCATGATGCAGCACGGAATGAATATCGATATCCCCAAGGTAACAACAAAACCCCTGCCAACCAAAGACGAGCCACAAATACTCAGTATTTCAAGTAATAAGCAGCTTATATTGAATGAAAAAAAATTAGATGTAAAAGACCTCAAAGCGGCAATACAGCTACTTTTTACAAATAAAAACAGCAAAGAGATTTACTTAAGGGCAGACAAAAACGTCCCTTATGGTTTTGTTGTGACTTGTATGGGTATTGTAAAAGAAGCTGGGGTAGAGAAGGTAAATATAGTGACAAAGCCTGCAGAGGAATAA